The following proteins are co-located in the Primulina tabacum isolate GXHZ01 chromosome 11, ASM2559414v2, whole genome shotgun sequence genome:
- the LOC142518803 gene encoding uncharacterized protein LOC142518803 isoform X2: protein MNSESRSKSSVMGPFCTIFWRKESLPLILHWPIFLALLSKSSLPELRSLGESVSDSVNAGRNLITARCDHEKRKTAAQCITEVIGEKNSEKFFVATQDAELRKKFQEVPAFFLCAKSNFHAVVC, encoded by the exons ATGAATTCCGAGAGCCGTTCAAAATCCTCTGTGATGGGACCTTTTTGCACCATCTTCTGGCGAAAGGAATCACTCCCGCTGATACTGCATTGGCCAATATTCTTGGCGCTACTGTCAAAATCTTCACTACCAG AGTTGAGAAGCCTTGGTGAATCGGTTTCTGACTCTGTTAATGCTGGCCGAAACCTGATAACTGCAAG ATGTGACCATGAGAAGAGAAAAACTGCCGCGCAGTGCATAACGGAAGTTATTGGTGAAAAAAACTCCGAGAAATTTTTTGTTGCAACACAGGATGCTGAGCTGAGGAAGAAGTTCCAAGAGGTTCCTGCTTTTTTTTTATGTGCAAAATCAAATTTTCATGCTGTTGTATGTTGA
- the LOC142518803 gene encoding rRNA-processing protein utp23-like isoform X3, with protein sequence MNSESRSKSSVMGPFCTIFWRKESLPLILHWPIFLALLSKSSLPELRSLGESVSDSVNAGRNLITARCDHEKRKTAAQCITEVIGEKNSEKFFVATQDAELRKKFQEIPGVPIVYAL encoded by the exons ATGAATTCCGAGAGCCGTTCAAAATCCTCTGTGATGGGACCTTTTTGCACCATCTTCTGGCGAAAGGAATCACTCCCGCTGATACTGCATTGGCCAATATTCTTGGCGCTACTGTCAAAATCTTCACTACCAG AGTTGAGAAGCCTTGGTGAATCGGTTTCTGACTCTGTTAATGCTGGCCGAAACCTGATAACTGCAAG ATGTGACCATGAGAAGAGAAAAACTGCCGCGCAGTGCATAACGGAAGTTATTGGTGAAAAAAACTCCGAGAAATTTTTTGTTGCAACACAGGATGCTGAGCTGAGGAAGAAGTTCCAAGAG ATACCAGGAGTGCCAATCGTATATGCTCTTTGA
- the LOC142518803 gene encoding uncharacterized protein LOC142518803 isoform X1, giving the protein MNSESRSKSSVMGPFCTIFWRKESLPLILHWPIFLALLSKSSLPELRSLGESVSDSVNAGRNLITARLAYGYANVSLTFNKRVSRCDHEKRKTAAQCITEVIGEKNSEKFFVATQDAELRKKFQEIPGVPIVYAL; this is encoded by the exons ATGAATTCCGAGAGCCGTTCAAAATCCTCTGTGATGGGACCTTTTTGCACCATCTTCTGGCGAAAGGAATCACTCCCGCTGATACTGCATTGGCCAATATTCTTGGCGCTACTGTCAAAATCTTCACTACCAG AGTTGAGAAGCCTTGGTGAATCGGTTTCTGACTCTGTTAATGCTGGCCGAAACCTGATAACTGCAAG GTTGGCCTATGGATATGCAAACGTGAGTTTAACTTTCAATAAACGGGTTTCTAGATGTGACCATGAGAAGAGAAAAACTGCCGCGCAGTGCATAACGGAAGTTATTGGTGAAAAAAACTCCGAGAAATTTTTTGTTGCAACACAGGATGCTGAGCTGAGGAAGAAGTTCCAAGAG ATACCAGGAGTGCCAATCGTATATGCTCTTTGA